In one Phyllostomus discolor isolate MPI-MPIP mPhyDis1 chromosome 8, mPhyDis1.pri.v3, whole genome shotgun sequence genomic region, the following are encoded:
- the ATPAF2 gene encoding ATP synthase mitochondrial F1 complex assembly factor 2 isoform X2, with translation MWRRCLCLRDRWRRLLNQPSGGPTAIVRTGANIPSLSRAYAPPAGGFEINLDHRKLKTPQAKLFTVPSEALAIAVATEWDCQQDTIKFYTMHLTTLCNTSLDNPTQRNKDQLIRAAVKFLDTDTICYRVEEPETLVELQKNEWDPIITWAEKRYGVEIGSSTSIMGPNIPDRTREVLVSHLASYSMWALQGIEFVVSQLKSMVLTLGLIDLRLTVEQAVLLSRLEEEYQIQKWGNVEWAHDYELQELRARTAAGALFVHLCSESTTIRHKLLQD, from the exons ATGTGGAGGAGATGCCTCTGCCTGCGGGACAGGTGGCGCCGGCTCCTGAACCAACCTTCAGGTGGTCCCACAGCCATCGTCAGGACGGGGGCAAACATCCCGTCCCTATCCCGGGCCTACGCTCCACCGGCAG GTGGCTTTGAGATAAACTTGGACCACAGGAAGCTGAAAACTCCTCAGGCCAAGCTCTTTACTGTCCCCAGCGAGGCCCTGGCTATCGCAGTGGCCACGGAATGGGACTGCCAGCAGGACACCATCAAGTTCTACACCATGCACCTG ACCACATTGTGCAACACGTCTTTAGACAACCCAACCCAGCGAAACAAGGACCAGCTGATCCGGGCGGCTGTGAAGTTCCTGGACACAGATACCATCTG CTATAGAGTGGAAGAGCCAGAGACATTAGTGGAACTTCAAAAGAACGAGTGGGACCCAATCATAACATGGGCCGAGAAGAG GTATGGCGTGGAGATAGGCTCTTCCACCAGCATAATGGGGCCAAACATCCCAGACAGGACTCGGGAGGTGCTTGTCAGCCACCTGGCATCTTACAGCATGTGGGCCTTACAAG GGATTGAGTTTGTAGTGTCGCAACTCAAGTCTATGGTGCTGACGCTGGGACTGATTGACCTGCGCCTGACGGTGGAGCAGGCCGTGCTGCTGTCCCGCCTGGAGGAGGAGTACCAG ATCCAAAAGTGGGGCAATGTGGAATGGGCCCATGACTATGAGCTCCAGGAGCTGCGGGCACGCACGGCTGCCGGCGCCCTCTTTGTCCACCTCTGCTCTGAGAGCACCACGATCAGGCACAAGCTCCTGCAGGACTGA
- the ATPAF2 gene encoding ATP synthase mitochondrial F1 complex assembly factor 2 isoform X3 — translation MWRRCLCLRDRWRRLLNQPSGGPTAIVRTGANIPSLSRAYAPPAERKRFYQNVSITQGEGGFEINLDHRKLKTPQAKLFTVPSEALAIAVATEWDCQQDTIKFYTMHLTTLCNTSLDNPTQRNKDQLIRAAVKFLDTDTIWYGVEIGSSTSIMGPNIPDRTREVLVSHLASYSMWALQGIEFVVSQLKSMVLTLGLIDLRLTVEQAVLLSRLEEEYQIQKWGNVEWAHDYELQELRARTAAGALFVHLCSESTTIRHKLLQD, via the exons ATGTGGAGGAGATGCCTCTGCCTGCGGGACAGGTGGCGCCGGCTCCTGAACCAACCTTCAGGTGGTCCCACAGCCATCGTCAGGACGGGGGCAAACATCCCGTCCCTATCCCGGGCCTACGCTCCACCGGCAG AAAGGAAGAGGTTTTATCAGAATGTCAGCATCACACAGGGTGAAG GTGGCTTTGAGATAAACTTGGACCACAGGAAGCTGAAAACTCCTCAGGCCAAGCTCTTTACTGTCCCCAGCGAGGCCCTGGCTATCGCAGTGGCCACGGAATGGGACTGCCAGCAGGACACCATCAAGTTCTACACCATGCACCTG ACCACATTGTGCAACACGTCTTTAGACAACCCAACCCAGCGAAACAAGGACCAGCTGATCCGGGCGGCTGTGAAGTTCCTGGACACAGATACCATCTG GTATGGCGTGGAGATAGGCTCTTCCACCAGCATAATGGGGCCAAACATCCCAGACAGGACTCGGGAGGTGCTTGTCAGCCACCTGGCATCTTACAGCATGTGGGCCTTACAAG GGATTGAGTTTGTAGTGTCGCAACTCAAGTCTATGGTGCTGACGCTGGGACTGATTGACCTGCGCCTGACGGTGGAGCAGGCCGTGCTGCTGTCCCGCCTGGAGGAGGAGTACCAG ATCCAAAAGTGGGGCAATGTGGAATGGGCCCATGACTATGAGCTCCAGGAGCTGCGGGCACGCACGGCTGCCGGCGCCCTCTTTGTCCACCTCTGCTCTGAGAGCACCACGATCAGGCACAAGCTCCTGCAGGACTGA
- the ATPAF2 gene encoding ATP synthase mitochondrial F1 complex assembly factor 2 isoform X1, whose protein sequence is MWRRCLCLRDRWRRLLNQPSGGPTAIVRTGANIPSLSRAYAPPAERKRFYQNVSITQGEGGFEINLDHRKLKTPQAKLFTVPSEALAIAVATEWDCQQDTIKFYTMHLTTLCNTSLDNPTQRNKDQLIRAAVKFLDTDTICYRVEEPETLVELQKNEWDPIITWAEKRYGVEIGSSTSIMGPNIPDRTREVLVSHLASYSMWALQGIEFVVSQLKSMVLTLGLIDLRLTVEQAVLLSRLEEEYQIQKWGNVEWAHDYELQELRARTAAGALFVHLCSESTTIRHKLLQD, encoded by the exons ATGTGGAGGAGATGCCTCTGCCTGCGGGACAGGTGGCGCCGGCTCCTGAACCAACCTTCAGGTGGTCCCACAGCCATCGTCAGGACGGGGGCAAACATCCCGTCCCTATCCCGGGCCTACGCTCCACCGGCAG AAAGGAAGAGGTTTTATCAGAATGTCAGCATCACACAGGGTGAAG GTGGCTTTGAGATAAACTTGGACCACAGGAAGCTGAAAACTCCTCAGGCCAAGCTCTTTACTGTCCCCAGCGAGGCCCTGGCTATCGCAGTGGCCACGGAATGGGACTGCCAGCAGGACACCATCAAGTTCTACACCATGCACCTG ACCACATTGTGCAACACGTCTTTAGACAACCCAACCCAGCGAAACAAGGACCAGCTGATCCGGGCGGCTGTGAAGTTCCTGGACACAGATACCATCTG CTATAGAGTGGAAGAGCCAGAGACATTAGTGGAACTTCAAAAGAACGAGTGGGACCCAATCATAACATGGGCCGAGAAGAG GTATGGCGTGGAGATAGGCTCTTCCACCAGCATAATGGGGCCAAACATCCCAGACAGGACTCGGGAGGTGCTTGTCAGCCACCTGGCATCTTACAGCATGTGGGCCTTACAAG GGATTGAGTTTGTAGTGTCGCAACTCAAGTCTATGGTGCTGACGCTGGGACTGATTGACCTGCGCCTGACGGTGGAGCAGGCCGTGCTGCTGTCCCGCCTGGAGGAGGAGTACCAG ATCCAAAAGTGGGGCAATGTGGAATGGGCCCATGACTATGAGCTCCAGGAGCTGCGGGCACGCACGGCTGCCGGCGCCCTCTTTGTCCACCTCTGCTCTGAGAGCACCACGATCAGGCACAAGCTCCTGCAGGACTGA